Genomic segment of Buchnera aphidicola (Melanaphis sacchari):
ATGGTTTAAGGAATTCTACTGTATCTGCTTTAATGCCTTCAGAAACCTCTTCTCAAATTTCTAATGCTACTAATGGAATAGAGCCGCCAAGAGGATTTATTAGTATAAAAGCATCAAAAGATGGAATGTTAAAACAGGTTGTTCCAGAATATAAACGATTAAAATTACAATATGAATTACTTTGGGATATACCAAATAATACAGGCTATTTGGAATTAGTAGCTATTATGCAAAAATTTATTGATCAATCTATCTCAGTTAATACAAACTATGATCCTAAGAAATTCTTAAACGAAAAAATACCCATGAAACAACTTTTATATGATTTATTAATGGCATATAAACTGGGAATAAAAACTTTATATTATCAAAATACTCGAGATGGCGCTGAAGATGATCAAAATTCTAATGAATATAAAAAAATTAAAGAAGATAATTGTACCAGCGGAGCTTGCATTATATAATTTTTTAATATATAAAAGTATGATTGACTAACAAAATTAGGTACAAAAAGTGTCCTATACAATATTTTCTAAAAAAAATAACAACCAACTAAAAGAACCTATGTTTTTTGGACAGCCAGTCAATATCGCTCGTTACGATCAACAAAAATATAGAATTTTTGAAAAATTAATTGAAAAACAACTTTCATTTTTTTGGAGACCTGAAGAAATAGACTTATCTAAAGATAGAATTGACTTTCATAAACTACCATCTCATGAAAAACATATTTTTGTTAGTAACTTAAAATATCAAACGTTACTTGATTCAATTCAAGGCAGAAGTCCTAATATTGCTTTTTTAACAATTGTATCTATTCCTGAATTAGAAACATGGATCGAAACATGGTCTTTTTCAGAAACTATTCATTCTCGCTCATACACTCATATTATTAGAAATATAATAAATACGCCATCAATTATATTTGATGATATTATTTCAAACAAAAATATTAACGACCGAGCGCAAGATATCTCTATTTATTATGACGAATTGATTAACATGATAAATTATTGGCATTTATTTGGCGAAGGAAATCATATTATTAATAATAAAAAAGTTAGTATTAATTTAAATTTATTGAAAAAAAAATTATATCTTTGCTTAATTAGTGTAAATGTATTAGAAGCTATTAGATTTTACGTCAGTTTTGCATGTTCGTTTGCATTTGCAGAAAGAGAAATAATGGAGGGAAATGCAAAAATTATTAGACTAATAGCACGAGATGAAGCATTACATTTGACAGGAACTCAACATATTTTAAATATTTTAAAAAATGAAGAAAATGATGAAAATATGAAAGAAATCATTAAAAATTGCCAAGAAGAAGTAATTCAAATATTCATATCTGCTTCTGAACAGGAAAAAAAATGGGCTGAATATTTATTTCAAAATGGTTCAATGCTAGGATTAAATAAAGAAATATTATGTCAATATATAGAATATATTACGAATATTCGAATGCAAGCAATAGGTTTAAAACCGCCTTTTCCAAAAAAATCTAATCCAATTCCATGGATTAATTCCTGGTTAAATTCTGATGCTATACAAAACGCACCTCAAGAAACAGAAATTAGTTCATATTTAGTTGGTCAAATTAACGCAGAAGTATCTAGTCAAGAATTTAAAAAATTTAAATTATAACTATGAAATATATCACCATTGAAATATTAAATAAAAAAAAAATTTTTATAAAAAAAAAACACTATTAAAAATTCTACAAAAAAATAATATCGAAATAAACTACCAATGTAAATCTGGTTATTGTGGAATATGCCGTATTCAAATTATAAAAGGCGAGGTATCTTATTTAATAAAACAGCCAATGGCTGCTTTATTTAAAAAAAATGATATTTTTCCATGTTGTTGCGAACCTAACGGAAATATTATAATAAAAATTTAAAGAAATTAATAATTTGACTGAATTGATGTTAAAGCGATTGTATAAACTATATCAGTAACTGAAGCACCTCTAGATAAATCATTAACTGGTTTTTTTAATCCTTGTAGCATTGGGCCAAGACAAACTAAATTCAACGAACGTTGGACAGCTTTGTAAGTAATATTACCAGAATTTAAGTCTGGAAAAATTAAAATATTTGCATCACCTAAAATAGAAGAATTTGGTGTTTTTAATTGAGCTACTTTCTTTGAAATAGCAGCATCATATTGAATAGGTCCATCAATAATTAAATGAGGTTTAATTGTTTTTACAATAGAAGTCGCATGTCTAACTTTTTCAACTTGTACTCCTTTTCCGGAATATCCAGTAGAATATGATAGCATAGCTATACGTGGCTCTATACCAAATGTTTGCGCAGAATTAGAAGATTGAATTGCAATATTTGCTAATTGCTGCGAATTAGGATCTATATTGATAGCGCAATCACCATATATTAAAATTTTATCTGGAAATAACATAAAAAATATAGATGATACTAAAGAATTTGATTGATCTGTTTTAATAATCTGAAGTGCTGGACGTATAGTATCAGCTGTAGTATTGACTGCTCCAGAGACTAATCCATCTACTTGACCAGATTCTAATATTAACGTTGCTAAAAAAGTATTATTTTTTAAAATTTTTTCGGCAATATTTTCGTTAATACCCTTATTTTTTCGAAGTTCTAACAAACGTGAAATATATTTATTTCTCACGAATTCAGGATTTATTATTTCAATATTTTTATTTAATTCAATACTATTTTGAAAAGCTATACTATATATTATTTTGGGATCACCTAATAACACGCACTGAGATATTTGCGATGCATAACAAAAAGAAGCAGCTTTTAATATACGAGGTTCATATGATTCAGGCAATATAATACGCTTATTACATTTTCTTGATAAGTCTGTTAATTGATAACAAAATCTTTTAGGAGAATAATTAATTTTATAATTTATTTTCTTATTTTGTATAATAAAAAAATCATTTTTATCAAAAAATCTAGAAATATATTCTAGAACTTTTTTAATATAAAATATACTTTGTTTTTTTAAACTAAAATTAAAAGTTTGTAATTTAGTTAATACTTCTATAGTGTTTTCTTTTGTAAAAAAAATAGGAATCTTCTTATTTATCAAAAAGTCTAATAATTTAATAATATTTTTTTGTAATAAAAAGACCCCTGTTAATAAAACACCGCTAATTTTTTCTTTTTTAATTTTTTTTGACAAAATACTAATCAGTTCTTTTACGCGGCTAAAATCAACTAATATAAAAACATTAGAATAATTTTGTTTTTTTAAAACTAAATAATTTTTATCAAAAATTACTATTTTTTTAATAAAAATATTTTTTATTTTTTCAATCTTAATAAGATGAGCATTTAAAAAACGACAAATGTCTATAGAGAAAGGTTTTATTAAACTTTTATTCCAAGGAATAAATACTATATTATTTAATAAATGATTTTTTAAAAAAATATACCGATTAAATTTATTTTTAAATAAATTTTTTTTTGTATTTCTTAAAATATTTAAATTATCTAAAAAATTATTATTAAATTTAATAAAAGGAG
This window contains:
- the nrdB gene encoding class Ia ribonucleoside-diphosphate reductase subunit beta, translated to MSYTIFSKKNNNQLKEPMFFGQPVNIARYDQQKYRIFEKLIEKQLSFFWRPEEIDLSKDRIDFHKLPSHEKHIFVSNLKYQTLLDSIQGRSPNIAFLTIVSIPELETWIETWSFSETIHSRSYTHIIRNIINTPSIIFDDIISNKNINDRAQDISIYYDELINMINYWHLFGEGNHIINNKKVSINLNLLKKKLYLCLISVNVLEAIRFYVSFACSFAFAEREIMEGNAKIIRLIARDEALHLTGTQHILNILKNEENDENMKEIIKNCQEEVIQIFISASEQEKKWAEYLFQNGSMLGLNKEILCQYIEYITNIRMQAIGLKPPFPKKSNPIPWINSWLNSDAIQNAPQETEISSYLVGQINAEVSSQEFKKFKL
- the pta gene encoding phosphate acetyltransferase — protein: MSRIIMLVPLDEKVSLTTVSLSIISFLNKKFKKNFFYFPIINLCFDNTLYIIKKHFSKSIDISQGVDFLKENFESNQYFSLIDKMSKIFYDKRNLNELIFITGIRKNQHIYADKINCDIACNIGAEVIFLENLQEYSEELFKKKEEKINCFLKEKKYKNILGIIFNNINSPFIKFNNNFLDNLNILRNTKKNLFKNKFNRYIFLKNHLLNNIVFIPWNKSLIKPFSIDICRFLNAHLIKIEKIKNIFIKKIVIFDKNYLVLKKQNYSNVFILVDFSRVKELISILSKKIKKEKISGVLLTGVFLLQKNIIKLLDFLINKKIPIFFTKENTIEVLTKLQTFNFSLKKQSIFYIKKVLEYISRFFDKNDFFIIQNKKINYKINYSPKRFCYQLTDLSRKCNKRIILPESYEPRILKAASFCYASQISQCVLLGDPKIIYSIAFQNSIELNKNIEIINPEFVRNKYISRLLELRKNKGINENIAEKILKNNTFLATLILESGQVDGLVSGAVNTTADTIRPALQIIKTDQSNSLVSSIFFMLFPDKILIYGDCAINIDPNSQQLANIAIQSSNSAQTFGIEPRIAMLSYSTGYSGKGVQVEKVRHATSIVKTIKPHLIIDGPIQYDAAISKKVAQLKTPNSSILGDANILIFPDLNSGNITYKAVQRSLNLVCLGPMLQGLKKPVNDLSRGASVTDIVYTIALTSIQSNY